In the Candidatus Bipolaricaulota bacterium genome, CCTGCGGGATTGCGTTCTTCCTCCGCGCCATTCGCGCCGCTTCCCAGGGAGGAGTACAGGTCGGATTCCATGCTGGTGAAGCGATCCGACTGGCCGCTCAGACCGCCAAGGGAGCGGCGGAGCTCCTCCTCGCCGGTAATGCCCACCCGGAGATGAAGATCGATGAGGTTACCACTCCACAAGGGATCACGATCGAGGGGTTGAACGAGATGGAGCATCACGGATTCAGTTCGGCGATGATCCGCGGGATCGTCACCTCGGCGGAGAAGGCGACGAACCTATACCGGAACAACGGAGGGGATGATGCCTGAGCCAGTGAAGCGGAGGATCGGGAATACCGACCTCGTCGTCCTCCAAGGGGACATCACTGAACAGGCGACCGATGCGATCGTCAACGCGGCGAACTCCGGGCTGCGCGGTGGTGGCGGGGTCGACGGGGCGATCCACCGCGCCGCCGGACCGGTGATCGATGATGAGTGCCGGGAATACGTGCGGAAGCACGGGAAGCTCCCGCCCGGGAAGGCGATGTGGACCCATGCGGGAAACCTCCCGGCAAAGTACGTCATCCACACGGTAGGGCCGATCTACCGGAACGATGAGGTTTCAGCTCCGGTGTTGGCAAGCGCGTACCGGGAGTCCCTCCTCCTTGCCGAGAAGCTGGGATTGGAGAGCGTATCGTTTCCGGCGATCAGTACCGGTGTGTACGGCTACCCCGTTGAGAAAGCGGCCGCCGTTGCGGTCAGGGCGATCGTCGAGCACCTGCGGCCCGGCTCCCCGCTCAAGTTGGTTCAACTCGTCTGCTTCACCGATGCCGCCTTCGCAGCGTTCCAAAAGGCGGTGGAGGCCATCTGCGGGAATGCTCACTGAGGAAGTGCATCTTGTAATGAGCCAGAAATTCGCTTCCCCATCTCCTCCGCACCGGCCTCGCCCAAAAGAAAAAGTAGGGTTGGTCTTGCAACCCAACAGTTAGATGGTTTCTAGCTTAACGTGACCTGCCCTGATTTATCGTTGGTTGGATTCTAACCGGCGCAGCGGGTAGAATGAGACTCGGTCGTTACGATCGGCTCTCGCGTGATATGTTGCCATAGTGATCTTCCGGGGGCTTAAGTGTCGTAATAACACAATGCTCATTCAACCGGAGGTCAGATGCGCAACATCAGTTCAACATGGATGGTTAAAGCAATACTACTTGTCGCTGCCCTCGGCGTGGTTACGCTCACCGGGTGTGACCTTCTCGACCAGCTCTTCGGCGGGACCCCGCCCAGCGGCGGAACAGGTGACGCGCCCACAGCGGTGATAACCGCCCGAATTGCTGATCAGATGGTGGACAGGGGTGACAATCCGGACCACCGCCCACCGATATCCTACGTGTTCAGCGCTCTTGACTCACTCGATAAGTTCGGCGACCCGATCAGGCGGGGAATTCAAGAAGTGGCGTGGGACTTCAGCGATGGTGGTACCCGCGGGTTCGAGTGGAACGATTACACCACCCGACATCTCTACTACGAGGAGGGGACCTACACTGTGACCCTAACCGTACGCGAGCCGGAGACCTACGGCAATGCGACGGACACGGCACAGAAGACAATCACCATCGGTCCCGGATGGCTGAAGATCGACAGCGTGACGACGACTCCCCGCCAAGATGGGCAGTTCAACGTCACAATCGCCGTGCATAATCAGAGCAACCAGGCGCTGAAGCGAATCGCGGTCGCATTGCTCGATGACAACGGAGGGACGGCGCGGGGAGCCGATGTAACATTGGAAACCCCGCTCGCTCCGAACGGGGCGTATACGTTCACAACCGTGATCGGCGGCTGGACAGGTACGCTTCGTGCTATCCCGTTGTGGTGCTATCCTCCTTCAGCTGGATAAAAGCATCCGTTTTACTAAAACCCGTTGATCGGAGTCGATAAGGATATCCTGACGCGCGTTACTGCGGGAAGTCACTACCTGGGTATTTGCTCTTCAACACTCGGGTGAAGATCACTCGTCACGACCACATCTTTCCCGGCCAAGTCCCATCTCCTGGCGCACCAAGACGCCCCCCTTGACAATCGCGTGTTTCTCTGCTAGGATGCTTCC is a window encoding:
- a CDS encoding O-acetyl-ADP-ribose deacetylase, whose product is MPEPVKRRIGNTDLVVLQGDITEQATDAIVNAANSGLRGGGGVDGAIHRAAGPVIDDECREYVRKHGKLPPGKAMWTHAGNLPAKYVIHTVGPIYRNDEVSAPVLASAYRESLLLAEKLGLESVSFPAISTGVYGYPVEKAAAVAVRAIVEHLRPGSPLKLVQLVCFTDAAFAAFQKAVEAICGNAH
- a CDS encoding PKD domain-containing protein, translating into MRNISSTWMVKAILLVAALGVVTLTGCDLLDQLFGGTPPSGGTGDAPTAVITARIADQMVDRGDNPDHRPPISYVFSALDSLDKFGDPIRRGIQEVAWDFSDGGTRGFEWNDYTTRHLYYEEGTYTVTLTVREPETYGNATDTAQKTITIGPGWLKIDSVTTTPRQDGQFNVTIAVHNQSNQALKRIAVALLDDNGGTARGADVTLETPLAPNGAYTFTTVIGGWTGTLRAIPLWCYPPSAG